One Nitrosopumilus piranensis genomic region harbors:
- a CDS encoding peptidase produces MIPSAFAQIQSGGVDKPGTWYVGEGLKQGDYFSYNMCHVDYKECAQFGLDMWIKGDKQVGSETKWLAEVVVYDGNKVIVGEMELGKIAPEPTGGSPELGVYRGAFKSSVAWLSAFATSDGSAGGKGPKAFSATSWGKIGNIGGEQVLPMKIETITVQSGTWDTVQIGWKTGGYSSKVWIVDEFPFPVKAHTLTHVSEGIPPAEYKFELLKYQENVSTSPFSGIVSTVDTFSAQGCDTSFERDTQVKKATKNFAYQIHVFYGPEDPVQGCEMQWLIKFISKFDDTEFLNQVQFDVLVVDDNLTPLRSLAQEEGRQYLYSPSGQYILDMVVKEKPGTANYVIWIYGLAPEGLVPSTQDDYLEIPITIYGDGSTVTPPVSTTQKIPEWIKNNAGWWADGAIDDNSFVQGIQFLIKEGIMQIPPTAQGTGSSNEIPSWIKQNAAWWADGAIDDNSFVQGIQFLIKEGIMSISS; encoded by the coding sequence ATGATTCCTTCAGCATTTGCACAGATCCAATCTGGAGGTGTCGATAAACCTGGAACCTGGTATGTTGGTGAAGGTCTCAAACAAGGTGACTATTTTTCATACAATATGTGCCATGTTGACTACAAAGAATGTGCTCAATTTGGTCTTGATATGTGGATAAAGGGAGACAAGCAAGTTGGTAGCGAAACAAAGTGGTTAGCAGAAGTTGTAGTATATGATGGCAACAAAGTAATTGTTGGTGAAATGGAACTTGGAAAGATTGCACCTGAACCAACTGGCGGAAGTCCTGAATTGGGAGTATATCGTGGCGCATTCAAGTCTTCAGTAGCTTGGTTGTCTGCATTTGCTACATCTGATGGAAGTGCAGGTGGAAAAGGACCTAAAGCATTTAGTGCTACATCTTGGGGAAAGATTGGAAACATTGGTGGTGAACAAGTACTTCCAATGAAAATTGAAACAATTACTGTGCAATCTGGAACTTGGGATACTGTACAAATTGGATGGAAGACTGGTGGATATTCTAGTAAAGTTTGGATTGTAGATGAATTTCCATTTCCTGTAAAAGCACATACTTTGACACATGTCTCAGAAGGTATTCCACCAGCTGAATACAAATTTGAATTATTAAAATATCAAGAGAATGTATCTACTAGTCCATTTTCTGGAATTGTTTCAACTGTTGATACTTTTTCAGCACAAGGATGTGATACTAGCTTTGAAAGAGATACTCAAGTAAAGAAGGCCACCAAAAACTTTGCTTATCAAATTCATGTATTTTATGGACCTGAAGATCCTGTGCAAGGATGTGAAATGCAATGGCTAATCAAATTCATCAGTAAATTTGATGATACAGAATTTTTGAATCAAGTCCAATTTGATGTTCTGGTTGTAGATGATAATTTGACTCCGCTAAGATCCCTTGCTCAAGAAGAAGGCAGGCAATACCTCTATTCTCCATCAGGCCAGTATATTTTGGATATGGTAGTTAAGGAAAAACCAGGAACTGCAAATTATGTTATTTGGATTTATGGCTTGGCCCCTGAAGGACTTGTCCCATCAACTCAAGATGATTATTTGGAAATTCCTATTACAATTTATGGTGATGGAAGCACAGTAACTCCCCCAGTAAGCACAACTCAAAAAATCCCTGAATGGATTAAGAACAACGCTGGATGGTGGGCAGATGGCGCAATTGATGATAACTCCTTTGTTCAGGGTATTCAGTTCCTAATCAAAGAAGGAATTATGCAGATTCCACCAACTGCACAAGGAACTGGCTCTTCAAATGAAATTCCCTCTTGGATAAAACAAAATGCTGCATGGTGGGCAGATGGCGCAATTGATGATAACTCCTTTGTTCAGGGCATTCAATTCCTAATCAAAGAAGGAATCATGAGCATCTCTTCATGA
- a CDS encoding SHOCT domain-containing protein produces the protein MKDIPLWENEENLLEVKIGLPGMIANTAGGRTGKLMITNMRIVCSFPGLGLFYEMPHDMITSFKWDSGFLRGGNFKITWFVNQQSAQVHYQTNHKKKIVKLLEKMPYYDKPAVLKPWPVQTQENRVDENNLTGILKTRYAKGEISKEEFDEMRKDLE, from the coding sequence ATGAAAGACATTCCCTTGTGGGAAAACGAAGAGAATCTCTTGGAGGTCAAAATAGGACTGCCTGGTATGATTGCCAATACTGCTGGAGGACGTACGGGAAAGCTGATGATTACCAATATGAGAATAGTATGTTCTTTTCCTGGGTTGGGATTGTTTTATGAAATGCCACATGACATGATAACTAGCTTCAAATGGGACTCGGGATTTTTGAGGGGCGGAAATTTCAAGATAACCTGGTTTGTAAATCAACAAAGTGCCCAAGTACACTATCAGACAAACCACAAAAAGAAAATTGTAAAGTTGCTTGAAAAAATGCCGTACTATGACAAACCGGCAGTTCTAAAACCATGGCCTGTCCAAACCCAAGAAAACAGAGTTGACGAGAACAACCTGACAGGCATTTTAAAAACCAGATATGCCAAGGGAGAAATTTCCAAAGAGGAATTTGATGAAATGAGAAAAGACCTGGAATGA
- a CDS encoding ABC transporter permease yields the protein MNTLMCDTYTIFWRELKRYKKSRSGVLIRLIQPAIWIIVIGNTFSGTQPLIQSVGFEGEYIEFMAPGVIILTAIFTSIFGGVNTLWDRRYGFMNKALTSPISRSAIALGKMSAISLIAALQASLILGIALAIGVTFPNPIMIAPIMAIVILFSLGFSGISVMVAATAKSQETFWGVINFLGMPLFMLSPALFPLELLPDWLATIAKLNPVTYTVLLVREMMTGVSEGGVSVLLSLGIIFVFVLVMVGLASYVFTREVNKPF from the coding sequence ATGAATACTTTGATGTGTGATACCTATACAATTTTTTGGAGAGAACTAAAACGATACAAAAAATCCCGCAGTGGTGTTTTAATTCGATTAATACAACCTGCAATCTGGATTATAGTGATTGGAAATACGTTTTCAGGAACTCAACCACTAATTCAATCAGTTGGTTTTGAAGGTGAGTACATTGAGTTTATGGCACCGGGTGTCATTATTCTTACTGCAATTTTTACAAGCATCTTTGGTGGTGTCAATACCTTGTGGGATAGACGATATGGTTTTATGAACAAGGCACTAACATCTCCAATTTCTCGCTCTGCAATCGCACTGGGAAAAATGTCTGCAATATCTCTAATTGCAGCTCTGCAAGCTAGTTTGATTCTGGGAATTGCTTTGGCAATTGGTGTAACGTTTCCAAATCCAATAATGATTGCCCCGATTATGGCAATTGTAATTTTGTTTTCTCTAGGATTTTCAGGAATCTCTGTGATGGTTGCAGCTACTGCAAAGTCTCAGGAGACCTTTTGGGGTGTAATCAATTTCCTTGGAATGCCTTTGTTCATGCTGAGTCCTGCACTGTTCCCCTTGGAACTGCTTCCTGATTGGCTTGCAACAATTGCAAAACTCAATCCTGTAACCTACACAGTTTTGCTTGTAAGGGAGATGATGACTGGTGTTTCTGAGGGAGGGGTGTCTGTATTGCTTAGCCTTGGAATTATCTTTGTCTTTGTATTGGTGATGGTTGGGCTTGCAAGCTATGTGTTCACGCGTGAAGTAAACAAACCATTTTGA
- a CDS encoding PRC-barrel domain-containing protein: protein MSVKLEGMPSNLATADTFTGKKVIDREGIEYGKVKHIHINQDTLTVSGVTIHQGFNKDYFLSNDYIDKFSEEKLLLCRPPVRTGIPVIDIDGRKIGKVKRLHRHPDTNELESIEVSDGLMHSKILSKSEIWGIGEKIILRMTKDEFKELE, encoded by the coding sequence ATGTCCGTAAAACTAGAAGGAATGCCATCAAACCTGGCTACTGCAGATACCTTTACTGGAAAAAAAGTCATAGATAGAGAAGGAATAGAGTACGGCAAAGTCAAACACATTCACATCAATCAAGACACACTTACCGTATCTGGTGTTACAATCCACCAAGGATTCAACAAAGACTATTTTCTCTCAAATGATTACATTGACAAATTCTCTGAGGAGAAATTACTTCTTTGTAGACCTCCTGTCCGAACAGGAATTCCTGTAATTGATATCGATGGCCGCAAGATTGGCAAAGTAAAGAGATTGCACAGACATCCTGATACCAATGAATTAGAATCAATCGAAGTATCAGATGGATTGATGCATTCAAAGATCCTATCCAAATCAGAAATTTGGGGAATTGGAGAAAAAATCATTTTAAGAATGACCAAAGACGAATTCAAGGAACTTGAATAA
- a CDS encoding ATP-binding cassette domain-containing protein has protein sequence MHSIETKSLTKSFGDVIAVDDISFTVENGEIFGFLGPNGAGKSTTMMILTTLLKPTSGQALISGYDVRVDAKKVRENIGYVQQETTVDEYLTGRENLLLQAKLNHIPKNEIDSRIDEVLDLIELSDKQNEPVVTYSGGMRKRLDIAGGLLHRPKVLFLDEPTVGLDIQTRRKIWEYIKKIHDEFEMTIFLSTHYMEEADQLCDRIGIIDGGKIQVIDSPENMKNAMGNEVISIVTEDDSNRDSFISELKKIEPINKINEDNFKLTLFVSNGAEVIPKVFQISSDIGIKITSISLTQPTLDDVFISYTGHEIRDDDVTFNRKREHAKMKRLRA, from the coding sequence TTGCATTCCATAGAGACAAAATCACTGACAAAATCATTTGGTGATGTCATTGCAGTAGACGATATCTCATTTACTGTTGAGAATGGTGAGATCTTTGGATTTCTTGGACCTAATGGGGCAGGAAAAAGCACTACTATGATGATTCTAACAACTTTGCTAAAACCTACATCTGGCCAAGCTTTGATTTCTGGATATGATGTAAGAGTTGATGCAAAAAAGGTCAGAGAAAATATTGGATATGTTCAGCAAGAGACTACAGTAGATGAATATCTTACTGGACGAGAAAATCTCTTGTTACAAGCAAAACTAAACCACATACCAAAAAATGAAATTGATTCTAGAATTGATGAAGTTTTAGATTTAATTGAATTATCTGACAAACAAAACGAGCCAGTTGTAACTTATTCAGGTGGTATGAGAAAGAGACTAGATATTGCTGGTGGATTGTTGCATCGACCAAAGGTTTTGTTTCTTGATGAGCCAACAGTTGGGCTAGATATTCAGACTAGACGGAAAATTTGGGAATATATTAAAAAAATTCATGACGAGTTTGAGATGACAATATTTCTTTCAACCCACTACATGGAAGAGGCTGATCAACTCTGCGATAGAATTGGAATAATTGATGGGGGAAAAATTCAGGTGATAGATTCACCTGAAAACATGAAAAATGCTATGGGAAATGAAGTGATCTCTATTGTGACTGAGGATGATTCCAATAGGGACTCTTTCATATCTGAACTCAAAAAAATAGAGCCTATTAACAAAATTAATGAAGACAATTTCAAACTCACTTTGTTTGTATCAAATGGAGCTGAAGTTATCCCCAAAGTATTTCAAATTTCATCAGACATTGGAATCAAGATTACTTCTATCTCATTGACCCAACCCACACTTGATGATGTATTCATATCTTATACAGGTCATGAGATTCGAGACGATGATGTAACGTTTAATCGAAAACGAGAACACGCAAAAATGAAGAGGTTACGTGCATGA
- a CDS encoding nitroreductase/quinone reductase family protein, whose amino-acid sequence MKITEDLFRPVLVTKGRKTGKEHAVMLRAVNYNGKIYFSRHRPDGDWFQNVIANPQVKIQYNDSVFLGKAKLVADEELGKKISELKYPGEERAKEKRVTIEVTLD is encoded by the coding sequence ATGAAGATTACAGAGGACTTGTTTAGGCCGGTTCTAGTAACAAAGGGAAGAAAGACAGGAAAAGAGCATGCAGTGATGCTAAGGGCTGTAAACTATAATGGAAAAATCTATTTTTCAAGACACAGACCAGATGGAGATTGGTTTCAAAATGTAATTGCAAATCCTCAAGTAAAAATTCAATACAATGATTCTGTTTTTTTAGGAAAAGCAAAACTAGTTGCAGATGAAGAGTTGGGCAAAAAAATTTCTGAGCTAAAATATCCTGGCGAAGAGAGGGCAAAAGAGAAAAGAGTAACAATAGAAGTTACTCTAGACTAA
- a CDS encoding ArsR/SmtB family transcription factor — protein MSAENPDDGLTEKIKILATDDEKIKSFGELFTNDSSREILQLLFNEELTANQIAQKTDISLQLVKYHLNKLQDLGVVKISKIEKNSKSQDMKVYSATKFSIVIVPPKLSEKTKESKLLVRSFRHIYKVAGLAIATGVSGLLSLSQLQEKSIPVDSSKQFAATEDMSKRLESGDESVASVHVGEPESIASAPVAESQSQDFAPRSLEITEDVIDSGVTQIDLFIPFVVITVILGGLTAYYLWKFKKSS, from the coding sequence ATGTCAGCTGAAAATCCTGATGACGGACTAACTGAGAAAATCAAAATTCTAGCCACAGATGATGAAAAAATAAAGTCCTTTGGAGAACTGTTTACAAATGATTCTAGCCGTGAAATTCTGCAATTGCTCTTCAACGAAGAGTTGACAGCAAACCAAATTGCACAAAAGACCGACATCTCACTGCAACTGGTAAAATACCATCTTAACAAATTACAAGACTTGGGTGTCGTAAAAATTTCAAAGATTGAAAAAAATTCAAAATCTCAAGACATGAAAGTTTATTCTGCTACAAAATTTAGTATTGTAATTGTTCCTCCAAAACTATCTGAAAAAACTAAAGAAAGCAAACTACTTGTTCGCTCATTTAGACACATCTACAAGGTAGCTGGACTTGCTATTGCAACTGGAGTTTCAGGATTATTGTCACTATCTCAACTGCAAGAAAAATCAATTCCAGTAGATTCCTCAAAACAGTTTGCTGCAACTGAAGACATGTCTAAGCGTCTAGAGTCAGGTGATGAATCTGTTGCTTCTGTCCATGTGGGAGAGCCTGAATCTATTGCTTCTGCTCCTGTTGCCGAATCACAATCACAGGATTTTGCACCACGAAGTTTAGAAATTACTGAAGATGTAATTGATTCTGGTGTAACTCAGATTGATTTGTTTATACCATTTGTAGTAATTACAGTAATTCTTGGCGGATTGACTGCATATTATTTGTGGAAATTTAAAAAATCTAGTTAG
- a CDS encoding 6-bladed beta-propeller — protein sequence MTTIPALVAVFSVILLSSTLTQYSFALGDYDFILEWGEFGIYTPGYFSYPEFIAVDEDGNSYVSDLGNKRIQKFSSDGQYITHWGQSGKLPGEFHYPSGIAISGDLVYVADQSLHRVQVFTMNGTYVDGWGSKGIHDGEFKYPYGIAADSESVYVVDTGNQRIQKFTTDGEFVLSFGTSGMGPGQFLTAIGIDVDENGDVYVTDKGNRKIEQFDSNGNHIKSYQFNGLDYVFSPEGIAVSPEDKVFVTNSDNNKVLYLHLDGDLRLDIFEKNGPLSQTFTRLTDVALGPNGELLVVDSAAHKVKSFETPFYSEPAIVEKVEIIAPEITEDYTFDDIDPTIMAPSDMKLEATDLFTPVSIGDAIAHDFHSGIKAILNNAPEAFSLGVNKVTWIAFDYAGNTAEDYQIITVFACGNVYSDYNMVVGSDDGDYLEGTAANDLIFGLGGNDVISGLEGDDCIFGGDGDDIIFGNDGSDTINGNGGHDILKGESGYDVIYGGSGSDVIDGGSESDNCYDSQESIILNCND from the coding sequence TTGACAACAATACCTGCACTTGTAGCAGTCTTTTCTGTAATATTACTATCTAGCACTTTAACTCAATACTCTTTTGCTTTGGGTGACTATGACTTTATTTTGGAATGGGGGGAATTTGGAATATACACACCTGGATATTTTTCATATCCTGAATTTATTGCAGTTGATGAGGACGGAAACTCTTACGTCAGTGATTTAGGAAATAAACGAATTCAAAAGTTCTCAAGTGATGGTCAATACATTACTCATTGGGGACAGAGCGGAAAACTGCCTGGTGAATTTCATTACCCATCTGGTATTGCAATAAGCGGTGATTTAGTTTATGTTGCAGACCAGAGTTTGCATAGAGTTCAAGTGTTTACTATGAATGGAACCTATGTAGATGGATGGGGCAGCAAGGGAATTCATGATGGAGAGTTCAAGTATCCATATGGCATTGCAGCTGATTCAGAAAGTGTCTATGTCGTAGATACTGGCAATCAACGAATTCAAAAATTTACAACTGATGGGGAATTTGTTTTATCATTTGGAACTAGCGGAATGGGCCCAGGACAATTTCTTACAGCAATTGGAATTGATGTTGATGAAAACGGTGATGTCTATGTAACTGATAAAGGCAATCGCAAGATTGAACAATTTGATTCTAATGGAAATCACATAAAGTCATATCAGTTTAATGGACTAGACTATGTATTTTCCCCTGAAGGAATTGCAGTATCTCCTGAAGACAAAGTTTTTGTTACAAATTCAGATAATAACAAGGTTTTGTATCTTCACCTAGATGGTGATTTGCGTTTAGATATCTTTGAGAAGAACGGTCCGTTATCTCAAACCTTTACTAGATTAACTGATGTTGCATTGGGACCAAACGGAGAATTACTGGTAGTAGATTCTGCAGCACACAAGGTAAAATCATTTGAAACTCCCTTTTACTCAGAACCTGCGATAGTTGAAAAAGTAGAAATCATTGCACCTGAAATAACTGAAGATTACACCTTTGATGATATTGATCCTACGATCATGGCTCCAAGTGATATGAAATTAGAGGCAACTGATCTATTTACACCAGTATCAATCGGTGATGCGATTGCACATGATTTTCATAGTGGGATAAAGGCAATTTTGAATAACGCTCCTGAAGCATTCTCTTTGGGTGTAAACAAAGTCACCTGGATTGCATTTGATTATGCCGGAAATACTGCTGAAGATTATCAAATCATTACCGTCTTTGCATGTGGAAATGTTTATTCTGACTATAACATGGTAGTTGGCTCCGATGATGGCGATTATCTAGAGGGAACTGCTGCAAATGATCTAATCTTTGGACTAGGTGGAAACGATGTGATTAGCGGTCTTGAAGGAGATGACTGTATCTTTGGTGGGGACGGCGATGACATTATCTTTGGAAATGATGGATCTGACACCATTAATGGAAATGGTGGACATGACATCCTCAAAGGCGAATCAGGATATGATGTGATTTATGGCGGTTCAGGCTCTGATGTGATTGATGGTGGTTCTGAGAGTGATAACTGCTATGACTCACAAGAAAGCATCATTCTAAATTGTAATGACTAG
- a CDS encoding beta-propeller domain-containing protein: MIKMNSKIIIPIVVAISVIVTAGITYSVTFDQEPQTRIVTEVPEPEIIYVDKSISEFFEGTNDIKKISSQEDLASILEASSTFRTVYSDGMIRTFAAVDEMAFDSAMPTAVPESGMMMEKRQSGAEYSTTNVQVQNVDEPDYLKNDGKYVYIVSRNTLSIIDAYPAKDAKLILKIALDIESQYIHNMFLNGDRLVIFYNGQSDEEIIPQFDFIPRPSYSPVTHALIVDVSDKENPTILKDYSIDGHFRDARMIGDYAYFVTNSHINHQHPRLPVIMEDSVRIMTPEAFYFDNVEEFSNFNTLTAIDIFGDTVNSETFLMGYTGSFYVSENNFYVTYQQNMPFGFYENSSRDRFYEVIVPLLPIDIQNQINNIKNDSSLSSSQQWVKISEFMQDFYNKMDKKDKEELFEKIRDALNEYDAKIQEETRKTIIHKISIDEDKIEYVAKGTVPGRLLNQFSMDESGDRFRVATTIEYYIQHEGTVRSNAVYVLDDQLNIVGELENIAPDESIFSSRFMDDRLYLVTFEQIDPFFVIDLSTDTPKILGELKIPGFSNYLHPFDEEHVIGVGRDTKVDSNDRVQQLGVKIALFNVADVKNPKVVDDYIIGDRSSHSEALHNHKAFFFDKTRNVLSIPISSDSKGLEGISSKMFAPEYNRWSGFYVFDIDETNGFSIKGTITHSDSDSRYYGMGDARTFYIDDVLYTASQGYLKMNSFENLEKINSIKLENTGKFIDYLEEPVMEVEPVR; the protein is encoded by the coding sequence ATGATAAAAATGAACTCAAAAATAATAATCCCAATTGTAGTTGCCATTTCGGTAATAGTAACAGCAGGTATCACATATTCCGTAACATTTGACCAAGAGCCACAAACAAGAATAGTTACAGAGGTACCAGAACCAGAAATTATCTATGTAGACAAATCAATTTCAGAATTTTTTGAAGGAACAAACGACATAAAGAAAATATCATCACAAGAAGATCTTGCATCAATTCTTGAGGCATCATCAACGTTTAGAACAGTATACAGTGATGGAATGATTAGAACATTTGCAGCAGTTGATGAAATGGCATTTGATAGTGCCATGCCAACTGCAGTCCCTGAATCAGGAATGATGATGGAAAAAAGACAGTCAGGTGCAGAGTATTCAACAACAAATGTTCAAGTGCAAAATGTTGATGAGCCAGACTATCTCAAAAATGATGGCAAGTATGTCTATATTGTTTCAAGAAATACACTTTCAATAATTGATGCGTATCCTGCCAAAGACGCAAAATTAATTCTAAAAATTGCCCTAGACATTGAATCTCAATACATTCACAACATGTTCCTCAACGGTGACAGATTGGTGATATTTTACAACGGACAAAGTGACGAAGAGATCATTCCACAGTTTGACTTTATCCCAAGACCATCTTACAGTCCAGTTACTCATGCATTGATTGTAGATGTCTCAGACAAGGAAAACCCAACAATTCTCAAGGACTACTCAATTGATGGTCATTTCAGAGATGCCCGAATGATTGGAGACTATGCATATTTTGTTACAAATAGCCACATCAACCACCAACACCCAAGACTCCCAGTAATAATGGAGGATTCTGTTAGAATCATGACACCAGAGGCATTTTACTTTGATAATGTCGAAGAGTTTTCAAACTTTAACACATTAACTGCAATTGATATCTTTGGAGATACAGTAAACTCTGAGACATTCCTTATGGGATATACGGGCTCATTCTATGTTTCAGAGAATAATTTCTACGTGACATATCAGCAAAACATGCCATTTGGATTCTATGAAAACTCATCACGAGATAGATTCTATGAAGTAATTGTTCCACTATTGCCAATTGACATTCAAAACCAAATTAACAATATCAAAAATGATTCATCACTAAGTTCATCCCAACAATGGGTAAAGATTTCTGAATTTATGCAAGACTTTTACAACAAAATGGACAAAAAAGACAAAGAGGAATTATTTGAAAAAATTAGAGATGCGCTAAATGAGTATGATGCAAAAATCCAAGAAGAAACAAGAAAGACAATCATTCATAAAATTTCAATTGATGAGGACAAAATAGAATATGTTGCAAAGGGAACTGTCCCAGGAAGACTACTTAACCAGTTCTCAATGGATGAGTCAGGAGACAGATTCAGAGTTGCAACCACAATAGAGTATTACATTCAGCATGAAGGAACAGTCAGATCAAATGCAGTCTATGTCTTAGATGATCAGCTCAACATAGTTGGAGAACTAGAAAACATTGCACCTGATGAGAGCATATTTTCATCAAGATTCATGGACGATAGGCTCTACTTGGTAACATTTGAGCAGATTGACCCATTCTTTGTAATCGATTTATCAACTGACACACCAAAGATTCTAGGCGAACTAAAGATTCCTGGATTCTCAAACTATTTGCATCCATTTGATGAAGAGCATGTAATTGGAGTGGGCAGAGACACCAAAGTGGATAGTAATGATAGAGTTCAGCAATTGGGAGTCAAAATTGCATTGTTTAATGTAGCAGATGTAAAGAACCCCAAAGTTGTAGATGACTATATTATTGGAGACAGGTCAAGTCATTCTGAAGCATTACACAACCACAAGGCATTCTTCTTTGATAAGACAAGAAACGTGCTTTCAATTCCAATAAGTAGCGATTCAAAGGGCTTGGAGGGAATTTCTTCAAAGATGTTTGCACCAGAGTACAACCGCTGGAGTGGATTCTATGTATTTGATATAGATGAGACAAATGGATTTAGCATCAAAGGAACAATCACTCATTCAGATAGTGATTCAAGATACTACGGCATGGGAGATGCTAGAACATTTTACATCGATGATGTTTTATACACAGCATCACAAGGATACTTGAAGATGAATTCTTTTGAGAATCTAGAAAAGATTAATTCAATAAAACTAGAGAACACTGGCAAGTTTATTGATTACTTGGAAGAGCCAGTAATGGAAGTAGAACCTGTCAGATAG
- a CDS encoding tyrosine-type recombinase/integrase, translated as MSKQQISGSKQDKIRIYDYDKIITRTFALMEKDLSDNNVRVIKKFDRVLVNESLSDARRSKILGTILSLSRMLNKDWEDTNKEDIEELVYNFNKKFSKSGQETNTTADHKKILKNFYRWLKRGSRDQKQVGDPTETSWIRVKKPRENLTADMLITEVEKNSLLKACGSNLRDRAFVHTFSDLACRPGEILSRQIKHVKFDDKGAVIVVDGKTGPRPVRVIECVPDLASYFDKHPNSSDPEAPLWIAMDEKKFGKPWSYAAMRKRLQRICDIAQIHKRVWPNLFRHTGATKTGMFLTESLQKKRYGWSSGSKMPDRYEHMMNSDVEEAIFKHYGISNNKNDDIVSRPKMCHICNISNSHDAKICSKCGKPLSLEASIEKEEQEKKEREQFEEKIKQVDELLEKQKELTVTRLQEEFFARKMQKDYQKIQDEMITMRAELNAFRKDKK; from the coding sequence ATGTCAAAACAGCAGATTTCAGGCTCCAAACAAGACAAGATAAGAATATACGATTATGACAAAATTATCACACGAACTTTTGCATTAATGGAAAAGGACCTCAGTGACAACAATGTAAGGGTTATCAAAAAATTTGACCGCGTCTTGGTAAATGAATCATTATCAGATGCAAGACGCTCAAAGATTCTTGGAACAATACTTTCACTTTCAAGAATGCTAAACAAGGATTGGGAAGATACCAATAAAGAAGACATTGAAGAATTGGTGTACAACTTTAACAAGAAATTCAGCAAGAGTGGTCAGGAAACCAATACCACTGCAGACCACAAAAAAATTCTAAAAAATTTCTACAGATGGTTAAAGCGTGGTTCAAGGGACCAAAAACAAGTAGGAGACCCAACTGAAACTTCATGGATTAGAGTCAAGAAACCCAGAGAAAATCTTACTGCAGATATGTTAATCACAGAAGTAGAAAAAAATTCTTTGCTCAAGGCATGCGGAAGTAATCTCAGAGACAGGGCATTTGTTCATACATTTTCAGATTTAGCTTGCAGACCAGGAGAAATATTGAGTCGGCAGATAAAGCATGTAAAGTTTGATGACAAAGGAGCTGTAATCGTAGTTGATGGGAAGACAGGTCCAAGACCAGTAAGAGTAATTGAATGTGTGCCAGACTTGGCATCATACTTTGACAAACATCCAAACAGTTCTGATCCGGAGGCACCATTATGGATTGCAATGGATGAAAAGAAATTTGGAAAGCCCTGGTCATATGCTGCAATGAGAAAAAGACTGCAAAGAATTTGTGATATTGCTCAAATTCACAAGAGAGTATGGCCAAATCTATTCCGCCACACAGGAGCTACAAAAACAGGAATGTTTCTTACAGAGTCCTTACAAAAGAAGAGGTATGGGTGGTCATCAGGCTCCAAGATGCCAGACAGATATGAACACATGATGAACTCAGATGTAGAGGAAGCAATTTTCAAGCATTATGGAATTTCAAATAACAAAAACGATGACATCGTAAGCAGACCAAAAATGTGTCACATTTGCAATATTTCAAATTCTCATGATGCAAAGATCTGTTCAAAATGTGGAAAACCACTAAGTTTGGAGGCTTCAATAGAAAAAGAAGAACAAGAAAAGAAAGAAAGAGAGCAGTTTGAAGAGAAGATCAAACAAGTTGACGAATTGTTAGAAAAACAAAAAGAACTAACAGTTACAAGACTTCAGGAAGAATTCTTTGCAAGAAAGATGCAGAAAGATTATCAAAAGATACAAGATGAGATGATTACGATGCGAGCAGAGCTAAATGCATTCAGAAAAGACAAAAAATAA
- a CDS encoding tetratricopeptide repeat protein, whose translation MVGLFKHPKRKIKKLIKDGEYGDAIKLGKSLESQYSDDHDFMFIMGSVYFLVDDAKNALPYFEKAFELDETDVETLKLKTNVHLALEQKDKAIECCKQVLKIDSKNSEAQDLLEKLEN comes from the coding sequence ATGGTTGGACTTTTCAAGCATCCTAAACGTAAAATAAAAAAATTGATCAAAGATGGTGAGTATGGAGACGCAATAAAACTTGGAAAAAGTCTAGAATCTCAATATTCAGATGATCATGATTTTATGTTCATTATGGGCAGTGTCTATTTTTTAGTAGATGATGCAAAAAATGCATTACCATATTTTGAGAAAGCATTTGAGCTAGATGAGACTGACGTTGAGACACTAAAACTAAAGACCAATGTTCATTTGGCTTTGGAACAAAAAGACAAAGCCATAGAGTGCTGCAAACAAGTTCTAAAGATAGACTCTAAAAATTCTGAAGCCCAAGACTTGCTTGAAAAACTAGAAAACTAG